In Niallia sp. FSL W8-0635, one genomic interval encodes:
- a CDS encoding isoprenyl transferase: protein MFNKIRLWKKKSVSSNFQDRVSALKMRKIPEHVAIIMDGNGRWAKKRTLPRIAGHHEGMKCVKRITTVANDLGIKVLTLYAFSTENWKRPKSEVDYILSLPEQFLGTFLPELIEKNVRVTAIGYTEGLPESTLNALNRAVEQTKHNTGLQLNFALNYGSRAEILDAVKGIVKDSQSGKIEIDKLSDEMFSSYLMTGEIIEPDLLIRTSGEIRISNFMLWQIAYSELYFTDVLWPDFSELHLIEAMEEFQNRQRRFGGV from the coding sequence ATGTTTAACAAAATAAGGTTATGGAAGAAGAAATCCGTTTCTTCTAATTTCCAAGACCGTGTATCAGCACTTAAAATGCGGAAAATTCCAGAGCATGTTGCGATTATCATGGATGGAAATGGTCGATGGGCGAAGAAAAGAACATTGCCAAGAATCGCCGGACATCATGAAGGAATGAAATGCGTAAAGCGTATTACAACTGTCGCAAATGATTTAGGAATTAAAGTGTTAACTTTATATGCTTTTTCAACAGAAAATTGGAAAAGGCCAAAATCGGAAGTAGATTATATTTTATCCCTTCCCGAGCAATTTCTTGGTACATTTTTGCCAGAATTGATTGAAAAAAATGTTCGAGTAACGGCAATTGGTTATACAGAGGGATTGCCAGAATCTACCCTAAATGCCTTAAATCGGGCTGTGGAACAAACAAAGCATAATACAGGTCTTCAGTTAAACTTTGCCTTAAACTATGGTTCTCGAGCTGAGATATTGGATGCAGTGAAAGGTATTGTAAAAGACAGTCAATCGGGAAAAATAGAGATAGATAAGCTATCAGATGAAATGTTTTCCTCGTATTTAATGACAGGGGAAATCATCGAACCGGATTTACTAATTCGCACAAGTGGGGAAATAAGAATAAGTAATTTCATGCTTTGGCAAATTGCCTACTCGGAGCTTTATTTTACAGATGTATTATGGCCGGATTTTAGTGAACTACATTTAATTGAAGCAATGGAAGAATTTCAAAACAGACAACGTCGTTTCGGTGGCGTCTGA